A portion of the Bubalus kerabau isolate K-KA32 ecotype Philippines breed swamp buffalo chromosome 1, PCC_UOA_SB_1v2, whole genome shotgun sequence genome contains these proteins:
- the IL17RA gene encoding interleukin-17 receptor A — MGAPRCRPRVFPGSPPGPSLLLFLLLLRPPGLGLASPRLLDHPAPECSQEGLNCTVKNSTCLDDSWIHPRNLTPSSPKNVQTQLRFAHTQQGHLLPVAHIEWTLQTDASVLYLEGAELSILQLNTNERLCVRFEFLTTLRHHHKRWRFAFSHFVVEPREEYEVTVHHLPKPIPDGDPNHQSRNFLVPDCKDPRMKDTTPCVSSGSLWDPNITVETLEAHQLQLSFTPWNESTSYQVLLHSFPPAENQSCFQHVVDLPVPAQEATQPCCHIMVTLPDSRWCCRHHVQAAWGVMLPLDPVPLLPGDFLASHQPRPGRVVRPLPLTGHLPSSHGDILERPVGSWWARVPQPLLRTLASQIQPFFSSCLNDCLRHSLSVACPEVLHTPGGTRDHTPLWVSAFITGLSILLVGSVILLILCMTWRLPGFRQGKHEDGTKDTEILPSATSLSPPPLKPRKVWIVYSADHPLYVDVVLKFAQFLLTVCGTEVALDLLEEQAISEVGVMTWVGRQKQEVADSNSKIVVLCSRGTRAKWQAMLGWEDAAAVQLRCDRWQPAGDLFTAAMNMILPDFKKPACFGTYIVCYFSDISCEADVPDLFNITSRYELMDRFEEVYFRIQDLEMFEPGRMHRVGALAAQNYLQSPSGRQLREAVQRFRRWQAQRPDWFELENLRSAEGRDFPSLDEEAFEEEPLPEGGIVRQEPLVREPTSQDHLLVELLLAGEGGGGLARLEPQPRPPGQPAAPTLQTMVVPVDRVPRAQVVEPVPQEVRSGAGRLALVEGEEACPLLGGQGPRRNSIIFLSEGRLPTPKRNPSLQDMLTPPEEEQRRSVQSDQGYISRSSPQPPDDDDDDNGEGVGEEDGGQPLSPQGLESLRSLQLLLFFQELSKNPSLEPEGPPCGALPQQGR; from the exons GGGCTGAACTGCACAGTCAAGAACA GTACCTGCCTGGACGACAGCTGGATCCACCCTCGGAACCTCACCCCCTCGTCCCCAAAAAACGTGCAGACCCAGCTGCGCTTCGCCCACACGCAGCAAGGACACTTGCTCCCCGTGGCTCACATCGAGTGGACGCTGCAGACAGATG CCAGCGTCCTCTACCTGGAGGGGGCGGAGCTGTCCATCCTGCAGCTGAACACCAACGAGCGTCTGTGTGTCAGGTTTGAGTTTCTGACCACACTGAGGCATCATCACAAGCGG TGGCGATTTGCCTTCAGCCACTTCGTGGTAGAACCCAGAGAGGAGTACGAGGTGACCGTCCACCACCTGCCTAAGCCCATCCCTGACGGGGACCCAAACCACCAATCCAGAAACTTCCTGGTGCCCG ACTGCAAGGACCCCAGGATGAAGGACACCACGCCATGCGTGAGTTCAG GCAGCCTGTGGGACCCCAACATCACCGTGGAGACTCTCGAGGCCCACCAGCTACAGCTGAGCTTCACCCCGTGGAACGAGTCCACCAGTTACCAGGTCCTGCTGCACAGCTTCCCGCCCGCGGAGAACCAGAGCTGCTTCCAACATGTCGTCGACCTGCCCGTG CCCGCACAGGAAGCCACCCAGCCGTGCTGCCACATCATGGTCACCCTGCCAGACTCCCGCTGGTGCTGCCGCCACCACGTGCag GCAGCTTGGGGGGTCATGCTCCCCCTGGATCCAGTACCGCTACTGCCTGGGGATTTCCTGGCCAGCCACcagcctcgcccaggcagggtcGTCCGCCCCCTCCCGCTGACGGGCCACCTGCCCAGCAGCCATGGAGACATCCTGGAGAGGCCGGTGGGTTCCTGGTGGGCCCGTGTCCCCCAGCCTCTCCTCCGCACGCTTGCCTCACAGATCCAGCCCTTCTTCAGCAGCTGTCTCAATGACTGCCTCCGACACTCGCTGTCCGTGGCCTGCCCGGAGGTCTTGCATACCCCAGGTGGGACACGCG ACCACACACCCCTGTGGGTGTCTGCGTTCATCACAGGCCTCTCCATCCTGCTGGTGGGCTCTGTCATCCTGCTGATCCTCTGCATGACTTGGAGGCTACCAG gGTTCCGTCAAGGAAAACATGAAGATGGCACCAAAGACACAG AGATCCTGCCCTCCGCCACCAGCCTGAGCCCCCCGCCCCTGAAGCCCAGGAAGGTCTGGATCGTCTACTCCGCCGACCACCCCCTCTACGTGGACGTGGTCCTCAAGTTCGCCCAATTCCTGCTCACCGTGTGTGGCACCGAAGTAGCCCTGGACCTGCTGGAGGAGCAGGCCATCTCGGAGGTAGGGGTCATGACCTGGGTGGGGCGTCAGAAGCAGGAAGTGGCGGACAGCAACTCCAAGATAGTCGTCCTGTGCTCCCGAGGCACCCGGGCCAAGTGGCAGGCGATGCTTGGCTGGGAGGACGCCGCCGCCGTGCAGCTCCGCTGCGACCGCTGGCAGCCAGCGGGGGACCTGTTCACGGCGGCCATGAACATGATCCTGCCGGACTTCAAGAAGCCGGCGTGCTTCGGCACCTATATTGTCTGCTACTTCAGCGACATCAGCTGCGAGGCGGACGTGCCCGACCTGTTCAACATCACCTCCCGCTATGAGCTCATGGACCGGTTCGAGGAGGTCTACTTCCGCATCCAGGACCTGGAGATGTTCGAGCCCGGCCGCATGCACCGCGTGGGGGCGCTCGCGGCCCAGAACTACCTGCAGAGCCCCAGCGGCCGGCAGCTCCGCGAGGCCGTGCAGCGCTTCCGCCGCTGGCAGGCCCAGCGCCCGGACTGGTTCGAACTGGAGAACCTCCGCTCTGCGGAAGGCCGGGACTTCCCGTCCCTGGACGAGGAGGCCTTCGAGGAGGAGCCGCTGCCCGAAGGAGGGATCGTCCGGCAGGAGCCGCTGGTGCGGGAGCCCACCTCCCAGGACCACCTGCTGGTGGAGCTGCTCCTCGCCGGGGAAGGAGGGGGCGGGCTGGCGCGGCTGGAGCCCCAGCCCCGGCCCCCGGGGCAGCCGGCAGCCCCAACGCTCCAGACCATGGTGGTCCCGGTGGACAGGGTCCCTCGGGCTCAGGTAGTGGAGCCCGTCCCACAGGAGGTGAGGAGCGGCGCTGGCCGGCTGGCCCTGGTGGAGGGAGAAGAGGCCTGCCCGCTGCTGGGGGGCCAGGGACCCCGGcggaacagcatcatcttcctcTCCGAGGGGCGGCTCCCGACCCCCAAGCGGAACCCGAGCCTCCAGGACATGCTCACGCCCCCCGAGGAGGAGCAGCGGCGCTCTGTGCAGTCGGACCAGGGCTACATCTCCAGGAGCTCCCCGCAGCCCCCCGACGACGACGACGATGACAACGGGGAGGGGGTCGGGGAGGAGGACGGGGGGCAGCCGCTGTCCCCCCAGGGCCTGGAGAGCCTGCGCAGCCTCCAGCTGCTGCTCTTTTTCCAGGAGCTTAGCAAGAACCCCAGCCTTGAGCCCGAGGGCCCGCCATGCGGGGCCCTTCCCCAGCAGGGGCGGTGA